Genomic window (Gasterosteus aculeatus chromosome 1, fGasAcu3.hap1.1, whole genome shotgun sequence):
TTACGGCTGAAAAGACAAACActtttgacatttatttaaaacactgGTCTGATTGTAAGAAGCCATTATCCAACCTACATCGGTCGGACTCGAATCTGTGCATCGTTCAAAAGTTCATGCAAGCAGCTTTTCCTTTAGAAAAAAGAGGCGTATGTTACAGATCCTTCCACTGACCTTTCAACGCCTCCTCGTGCCTGACCTCCTCCGGgatccccccctcccgctccccGGTTGCCGGGATGCACAGCTGGGTCCTACGCGGGAACCGGGTGCAGTTAAACATCTCCGGCCACGGGAACCCGAACGCGCTCATCACGGGCACGCAGCCGTCCCGCACGACCTCGCACAGGCTCCTGCAGGGGCTGACCGGCCCGCCGAGCTCCGGCAGGCACACCGGGGCGAACAGCGAGCACAGGAACTTCTTGGTGTCCCGGTGGCACAGCTTGGAGACGAGGGGCAGCCAGGCTGCCGACTGCTGCTGGGCCTCCCGCAGCGTGTCGTGGCCGAGCAAGTTGGGGATCCGCATGTGCCTGTAGCCGATCCCGTGGCACAGAGACAGGGTGCTCGGGATGGGTTTGCACACCGAGCGGACCGAGGAGCTAAACCCGAGCGCGGGTGGCCCGAGCCGGGCGTCAAAGGCGCCGCACGCTCCGAACAGCGAAACGAGGCCGAGCACGGAAGCGAacattgtgtgtctctctctctctctctctctctctctctctctctctctctctctctctctctgtgtccccccccccacgacgaGGACAGAGTGAagtctgctgctctgctgcctgGACTTGACCGGCATGTAGGTGTAAACAAAAGAGGTGTGGAGGaaacggggtgggggggggggggtgtttaatGAGAGGGCAGGCGCCTCCCAGtcatcatcaccccccccacatCAGACTGGTGCCTTCTTCTGGGGAAACTCCCTCATGTGCACCAACATGCCTCATTCCTTCTCCTGCGGCTATCTAGTTGATCTCAGGAAAAGGCTTAGGAAGTTGTGCATTATTTATGTTTATGTCAATTAAACCGATTGATTGACCatgaaataatcaaacaaatgaagGTTGATacagcaaaaaaagacaaacatagCTGAATTAAACTGATAGCACCTTCAAGGGTATAACGCTGCTGTGGATTTCCTGCACGCTTTGTGACATTTAGTCAGCAGACATCTGGCACTGATGTTTCATTTATCCCGAGCCAGAGGAGTGTTTTTTGCAGAATCCTTCCGCGGTGAATCATTTTCTTAACTCTGGCCAAgaaatacatgtatatgtatagtTGTTTTTATCATTTGAAAACAAAGCTGTCTCGGTTTGTTAGATCTGTCCGTCCACGTAGCCTAAAGTGAATATCTTTGGAATATTTGAGTACACCGGACACAGGCAGAATATACAAACAGTTCTTCGGAACAGGCCTCCTCCCTCTTTGCATCACCGTCCTGCGTCTTCTCCTTgtcctgtattttttttttcattttctcaaactctccgtctgtcctccatctccttgCCAAAAgagcctctcctcttcttcatttttctgacagACTTCCTCCAGCGCCTTGTTTTTGTCCTTCACCTACTTCCATCTCCTGGATCTTTCGTGTCTCAGCCAGTTATTCTCGTCCTACACTTGTTTCCGTCAAATAGTTTATTCTTGGCCAGCTCCAACTGCATAGCTTTTATCCTGAAATCCAAGCTCTGTTGTTTCAGGTGCCATGCGTCTTTCTTTTGGACGAGGACTAGAAAGAGTGCTCTCTTTAATGAGATCCAGGATTTCAGTGTCCCTGTCTGCTTCACCTCTGATGCTCAACCTAAAGCTTCAAGTTCTGTTATTTAAGGTGCAGGTCTTCTATGAATTTCTTCTCCAGAGCATCGTATTTAGCttgcattttcttcttcttttcaatctGCATCTCAAGATCTTTGCATTCAGTCTGCAaggcttcttttctttgttggaGTTCAGCTCTCTGTACTCATTGAGAAGGGCCTTGGTCCTGTGCTCTAAACTGCTGTGTTGGATATCCGGGTGTTTTGGAGAGAGCCTTTTTTGCAGAGATTGTCTATTTAATTCCTCCATGCCGCTTAGCTGTATCGTCAGATTTTAGATCTCAGCATTAGCGTGAGCAGGAGCAATTTTCAGATAACATACTTTTGAGGGAGGTGCTGGACGGCCCCGAGGATCACCAGCCCGGTTTCTCTCGTTGTTTATTCTATCTAAGACCGTCTGTCAAacactaaaagaaaacaaaaatgttgaccAGCAATTTGAATAATAGGCTTCTCTTAAGCTTGTATAACTACCACTTAACatattattatatcatattaAAATGGGCATGCTTTTCTTTACTATGCTATTACTTTAGGCCATACATAAACAAAGCAGTGTTGCAAAATATCACACCTCAGTTGTATTTTATTTGTCAGTTGCCTCCGTCTAATAGTCTCATACAAAAAGGAAGcaaattgtattgtttttcaCACTATATGTACAGCTGCTCGCGttataatatgtattttttctttttacataacTCACGTTTGAAAGAAGCCCCCATCACGTGACGGACCCCACAGCTGCTTCACATATACCGGAAGTCGCCGCTGTGTCGTCACTTGCGAGCTACTATCATGTGATTGCTCGTCCAACGAGCTGCTGTTGACAGTAGCTGTGCTACCCCTTTTTGATGAAGCATTAATTTAAACCAACAGGAGAACATTCGTATGATAGTTGGAGAAGATAATTAGGCCCGTTTGTGACGGAGCAGAGGGAAGCGGGGTTGCGTCGTGTGGCCCCTCGGACGCGGACATGGGTTGCTGTTACAGCAACGAGAGCGAGACCACAGAGCAGGTAGTTAGCTAGTGGCTAGCCGTCCAAAACTCTCCCTACGGATATGACATTTgttaatagattaaaaaaaaaacattcttattttgtttgtttcataaatGCATGTATTTGAGTGATGTGTAAAACGTTTAGtagtctttaaaaaatataGTAGTTAAAGTATTCTGACGCCTGCGTTAGCTTGGTAGTTAAAGCCTTCGGTGAAGGCCCGAGGCAGACTGGGGACAGTTTGACATACAACGTAATTAGAAGATAAACGTTTGTATATACGGACGCACcggaaggaaaagaaacacgATTTCGAATAAAAACGTTACCTCACACGTCAGCTCACGCACAGTCCCTTTCAGGGTCAGCAGGACGTTACTTACGCTGTTGATTCATGAAAACAAACTGTTGTAAAGCTAAAAAGAGAACCTTGCATTAGCGTTAAATTACTAATAAATCGCATTCTAGCACTTACACAAATATCGGAAGTGATTGATGTGCTGAACACTTTGGCCTTATGTCATATGACCATAGCCATTTTTAGTTTCGGAAGTCAGTTCTGCCTTGTTGCAAAATCTCTTTACTCCTGTGCATTTGTTGCTTGAACAAATAGTAGAATAGTTAGCCCCCTCTGTCGGCGTCATTCCCCCTCAAAATGCTGTTTCTGATGAACCCCATCAAATAAGTCGTGTTGTTCATATCAGTGCAGATTTGTTTATGCTTCCCCCGGATGTTTTATTGATGGTGTAAGAATGGTAAATCCGAGTTTAGAGTATGCAAGGAGGAGTGTAACAATATTGTATTATGTTGAAATGCATTGCAGTGGTTGGCTGTTAAGCTGATACCTCAGCTTGTTGTCACTTTGTTTTCTCTTAAAATAATGCCTTAAATGTTTATGTATGCAAGGGAGAAAACACTCTTGGGTAACACTACTTCATTATCTTATTTAATGTCATACATATTAAAACACATGGTTGCTTTTTGCAAGTATTTGTCAGTGAGGCTAATTCTTCTGAAAGTAATTACTTACTACATAACTGTGACATAATTTCATGAACAGAAAACCATTTTTTAATGCTTACTCCCATTGTGATGGACCCGTACTAGGACCCTGATGAACGTAAGCCACTGATCCCCCACCCGAACCCTGTCAGCAAACCCCCAAATGGGACTGACTGGATCACTACTAGTGTCCCCTCAGCGAGGACGGACGAACAGGCCCTCCTCACATCCATCCTCACCAAGACAGCACAGTAAGACATGCAACCGTAGATGAGCCGGATTCATGCATGCGTTTCCTGATAAAAAGCCCTAATGGCTGTGCCTTTTAACAACCCGATGGTATCTCCTCTCTTTAAGGAATATCATTGATGTGTCAGCAGCTGACTCTGTCATGATGGAGCAGCACGAGTACATGGACAAAGCTCGGCAATACAGGTATGTGGGTCTGCAGTTGCGTAATACAATTTGTGGTTTTCTGTATTCGGGAAGGGCAAAGGTGCTCTCAAATCGCAAGATGGTTAAAAATAATTTGCTGAACTGTACATGTAGTTGGCTTATAAAAACGCTTGGGTGTCATACTTGTTTGAGCCATATCTAATGATAAAAGTCAGGAGCTTTCACGGTGTTTTCTGATTATACTATATCTTACTAATTTAAAGTTCATGGAATAAGATCTTCTTTTTAATGACTTAAATGCTCTTAAAGAGTTTATGCAAGGGCAAGATTTGGTTGGTGTTTGCTCAGTTAAATGTGCTAAGAATTAAACCGTCCCGACACCAACCTGACAATGCAAGAAGGTGAGGGGGAAAATTACTGCACAAAGAATTGAACTTTAACTTTAAACCGCAGATACAATGACACCTagcagcagctgtgtttggtCTAAAGGGCAGGTGCTGAGATTGAACTGCTGTTTCTCAGGACACAACAACGAAGTAGAGCAGTCAAGGTGACAAACTGTTTGCAACTTTACTCTGGTGTTTTGTTTCAGCACAAAGCTGGCCGTGTTGAGCAACACTCTGCCCCAGAAGAAATCCCTCGCGCTCCCCTCGCTCACCAGCCAGCCCCACCAAGTGCTTGCGAGTGACCAGGTGCCATACTCAGATGTCCAGCAGGTAATGTCAGACTAGCACACGTGGAAGATATTTTGGCTTGTGATTCCAGCACCCACCGTAGttcttgttgctgttgttggctACATATAGCATCAGATAGATACTGCAACATGTGGGGGTGTGACTAAATGTGATTTGAAAATAGATCTTAAAGATATCAAATCCAAATCTGTTGTTGCTATTTTTGCCCACCTAGTAGTCTCATTTTACTTTCTGCCTATTGGTAATTTGAATAATTTTGCACACCCATAAACTCTTCTCTTTGCAGGTAGCCAAGATAGCAGCTTATGCTCACAGTGCAATTTCTCAAATCAAAGTGGATGCTAAAGAAGAACTAGTGGTCCAGTTTGCCATTCCCTGATTCTGCGACCCCTGACGCACACACTGTTCGTCCCATCCCGCTCTCTCTGTGTCACTTCTGCATCCTCGCCCTCCAGCCCATCCTTTCATTAAAGCCTCTTGGTTCTTGTGCTCCCTAGCTATGCCTCCAACTGCTATAAAGACAAGGACAATGTAGGATTGCACCCTACCGCTGTCTTCTAGTATGCTTTATGCCCGTTACAAGTTGTCAGCATGGCCGATGGAAGATGGTCGACTGTAGCTGGgccatgcgtgcgtgtgtgtgtatgctctCATATTTACAACAACAAGGCCTCCCCTgtaagtggatcacagactttgTCAGAACCAGCCGTGGAAAAATCATCTTTCATCTTTCTTGGTAAATTGCTCTTTAAAACGGTTTCCGGGCCGTCTCAGTATCTATATCCTGTTAGTTTCCTCAGCCTTTATACTCAGTCAGGCAAGGGTAGCTTAGCACCCCAGACTGTGATGGCATTGAAAAACacaccattttcttcttgtggAGAAGAGCTGTATGATGTTTGATGCATCATACAGCTTCACTATAGTCACTGAAAAAGGAGAAATTGGGAATATCTGTGGCATGGAACAAGGACCATAGATGAAAGGGCAATGGTTTGGTGTATTGACCATTTACTAGAATGAAAATGTCTAGTTCAAATGTCTTGAACTCTGTTCTTCTGTCCTTTTAAAACAATTTGGAAAAAGGCTGCCAGAAAAGTGACTGTTCAGAATGTTTTAATGCACTAGTTCAGATGTGTGCGGGTGATAGTTGACCATCAAACATCCCACTGTCATCTGGTGTCACCTCGCACTGAGATTCACATCCTGATACAACCTGAACACAAAACAGTAAACTAACCTGACATTGCACTGTAGTAATGTTTAAAATCTGACCGTGGTTATTAGCTGCCTGGTGTGTAGTCTGTAATTCCAGATGAAATCTAAAGGTAAATCATGAGTTAGCTGAGTGAGGATGCAAACACAAGCAGGAGGGTGctggggagatggagatggagctgTCTCGGGTCACAAGCTGTCGGGTTTTACAGACATGTGTTTTCTATCACTAAACAAAAATGAGCAGGCAGACTTGAAATAACTCAATATTTAATAGCAgtggaggcagacagacagacggaggggATTGATGTGTGAAGGGTGCAGTGACCGATATTATGTATTCATGCCGCCTTTGTACAGAATATTCTGATGGACTATAAAAACATGATGGATTGTATAATGTTCCTCTTTTAGTAGAGTTGATTGGCAGGAATTGGCGAAGATCTTTTGgcggtaaataaatgtttttatcaaACGCAAGAAACCTTTTAAGGACTGCATCTGTTGGCTTTTAAACGAAGCTTTCTGCTGCAGATTGTAATATGATTGAGTTATTCCTTTTAATCAGAAACTAACCATTGTTGCAGTGTGGGTGAGCTCTTAACAATATATGTACCACGGCAGATAAAATTATCGGAGAcctttttgtgattatttatttgtgtgttgacTCTGGTGAGCCGCTCTGGAGCCTCTAAAGGGATGAGCTGCAAGGCCGTGATCAATCAAGCACACGGTCCATTTGAGCTTTTTGCAAAGGGTACTCTGCATTTCTTTTAGATGTGTAATATCTTTAGGCTAGTACCAAAAAGTTTTAagatttctgttttgttttgttttaattcattaaagttTTTCAACATAACACAGGTGTCTTATAAAATCTTACATCCATATGCTGTTAACACCAAAGTGGTAGATTCAGTAATGAAACTTCATTAAGGTTAATAACCAGTGTGCTACACTTGAGATGCATGATCATTTATAAAGATATTACAGAACCCAAATCCATGTTTGAAACAACAAAATCAAATCATTCACAGACATCTAAAGTATGTCACGGCCACTATGGCGGGATGGCTCAGGGAAACTTCCTCCCTGTCACTTAAATGATCAGCAATAAAGTGTCTTAATGTAGTCTTTTATCATCTGTAAAGGGTTTCTTTGGACCATCCAATAATAAACTGTTAATCACagcaaataacaacaaaaaagataaGTGGCTGGTTTCACTTCAGATATACAAACACAATACATGAGGTTTTCCAGCAGCTGATTGAAGACAGCAGTACATTTGGGCGAAGCTGGTTTCAACAGACCACGACGGAGGCGAGTCAGCGGTCACTGGAGAGTCTCTCTGCTGCGTCTGTGGCTCTGAGACCAAATCTTAGCCATGACTCGCTCCTGGCGTGTCACAGCACTGAAGTCCATCGTCTTTAACCGAGGCAGAGCAGAAATCACGCGACTCCTAAATGCACAGAGACACATATTTATGCATCCTTCCTATGATTNNNNNNNNNNNNNNNNNNNNNNNNNNNNNNNNNNNNNNNNNNNNNNNNNNNNNNNNNNNNNNNNNNNNNNNNNNNNNNNNNNNNNNNNNNNNNNNNNNNNNNNNNNNNNNNNNNNNNNNNNNNNNNNNNNNNNNNNNNNNNNNNNNNNNNNNNNNNNNNNNNNNNNNNNNNNNNNNNNNNNNNNNNNNNNNNNNNNNNNNCTGACAGAAACAAACGTTTTACTGGATTTTGAACTGTATTTGTTCGTTGTTTGggtttatttgttatttgttccTTTAAAGCGAAGTGAACTGGCCACGGCACCCACCGGGATAAAAAAAGAGTACATTTATTGTACTTCCGGCTTTTAAACCAATCCGCTTTCCTTATTTTTTGACGCGTCTATGTGTGAATACGGATTGGCTGATTCAATCTTCAGCCACCCTTTTTGAATTTTGTCTGTTCTAGCATGCGACTGTTTATTTCGTAGCCGTAGGTTCGTGTGTAGAGACGTATGGGCTTTTCATAGAAAGAAGCAATACTTTGCCGGAGTCTTAAAAGGTCAGTCACTGCCGGAAAGCAACAAATGTATTACGGTTTGTGTTAATTAATTAACTAACATTCGAAAGTTAACgttcagctaacgttagcgttaCTGTAACCATCGACCGTTGGTTAAATTGAGAGTACCGTAATGCTATATTTTCTAACACTAATACTTTCTAACATTAATGCTACTAATGCTTTCAGTTGGCAAGTTAACTGTAGTTCACGTTAACTGAAACTGTTGTCGATGGAAATAACTTTTTTGTGACATGTTTATATGTGCTGGCTTGACACGGCTAACTTAACGTCAGTTAGCTGACCGACTTTTTGGGggctttgtatttcttttgcttCCAGGTTGAAATCCCTTTGAGATAAAGGTTCAGCCAAGATGACGATCAACTTGGGTGTTAAGGCTCTTCTCGGCTGGGTAACTTGATAGCAACGCTCATTTTATTGTGCAACAAATATCTACTCGAGCAAAGCTCGAGGTTAGATGTTATTGACGCGTGTaacatatttaacaaatgtCTCCTTTTGCAGGTCAACGCATTAAAACTGTCAAACCGTGAGATCGCTATCGACGATTTGAAAGATGGGACAATCCTCCTGAAAATTGTTTGTATGCTGTAAGTAGAATGTGTTGAAATGCTTATGCTGTGTAAACAGGGAACGGACAATGACTGTTGAGCTTCATTTTAAACATGCTTCTCCTCTTGGTGTTTGTGCAGCAATGCAAATGTTTATTCTAGTTTCACCTTTTTGTGTCATCTCAGGAAAAAGGAATCCAACTCCCACTTCAGTAATTCCATTGAGGAACGATTCAAGCTCATTGCAGACTTTCTGGAAAGTGAGTTTGCCTATGcaacctttttaaaacatcCCGGTTGGGTGCGGTCTGAAGTTCGCCCTCCTGCACCTGTAAATATTCACAGACAGTGATTAGAAAACACGCCCTGCGCGCTggcttttctcattttctcaacAAGTCTCACAGTTAAAGAGAGatgtttcatatttcattattGTGTTCCTTTGAAAACTACATTTTGTATGTTTATTTTGTCCATTAGGGGATTGCAGATTTTGTTCAACCAAAGGAACTTCATTATCTTGGGACAACATAAAAGATGGTGTCAACCTAACCGTAGAAATTGCAAAGGTACAAGACAAAATAAAGATTATTTAAGCCTTAAGTAAAAGcttaagacaaacaaaaacaaaggcccCCTCTAACCTATTCTTTCTGAAAACACCAGGTGCTTCTGTTGCTCGTCTATCACGATGTCATGAATGACCGCTTCACTCTCGATAAGTTGGAATGCGACGTGGAGGTAAGCATTCCCTGAATTTCCTTCATCGGATATAGTGCTATCAATAATTCTGTTctgatttttatatatatatatatatctactcTCACCCGTTAGCGAGAGATAGCAAACCTAACTGGTTCCTTTGTGATGGAGAGCAACGGATGCGTTTATTTGAGCAAAGGACTGGATGCCAATTTGACAAGGAAACGTAAGTCAAATATTTGTTGACTTTTTCCTTACTTCACGCCATAATAATATACATTAGTGTTGCACGCCTAATGCTGTTCTACAACACTGGTTTTTCGGTTTGCAAGCTGGGAAATTTGTCCAATCATGTTTCTCCACAAATTTCAGATTTGCCTGTCGCCCGTGAAATATTTGAGAGATCAGCAACCACTTCAACCTCCAATGTGTCGACCATCTCCTCCTTTTCAGAGGACGATTCTCCGGTCTTCCTCCGCACACAGAAAATCACTTTTGTTGACATGCAAACTGTGGCTTCCACCTCAGTCAGGTACCAATGTGCTGGAATGCTTTCAACACAGTTCTTATCATGTATAGCAAATGTAAaatagtaggggtgtaacgattcattttaacttcgattcgattcgaatcgcgattcatggttgccgattcgattcatggacgatctgggttaatttagaacgattcgattcagtgactttaaatcgattcagtaactttactggacagtgcatgCAAAGTTACCgcgatccctgttgtttcttgtaaggaaatcgggtttaaattaattatggatattataaacaagcaaacaacaattaatggcaaatgtattaactttttatttgaatcaagagcaaccattttcaatgtaaacattacacaataattacacaatgttaggataaattcacagaaccccggattttcaaccacattgtagggtctcatgtctttacagataaacttggcaattgttactgtgatgttgagtttggtgctggcgaggcctgaggtgtctgcagacctggagttacctgctgctgcaaatTTTTGTTTACTGGTACCAAAACTTCGATTGGGATATTGATCAAACCCTGTTACCAGTCACTTTTCACCTTAAAACATTTGTCTCCTTTGAAAGACCTTCAGACAGAGAGGATGAAAGCCTGCAAATTTATTTCATATAAAGCTGAAATCTTTTTTCTGCCAAATTGGCAAACTTTATAAGGTTCTGTTCAATGCAAATTATCTGCTTCTATCCCCACAGCAGGTCTCCTCTGCAGGATATCATGAACACGCCTAAATTTCAATTGAGGAAGTTGCAACGTCAGATGATCAAGGAGAGAGACTACAGAGACGGGTTGGAGAAGGAGCTGGCCAGCAAGCTCGCACTCATTGCACAGAGAGGTACCAAATTCAACTGGTTTTCTCATTTCTCTTATCAACCTTTTTGTGCTTAAGATTCAATGTTTCTTAAGACTTTTGTAGAtgcttttttgtctttctttgaatTGAAGTTTATCCttcatttactttgttttcttcagagTCCCATATTAACCAGTTGCAGTATCGCCTGGATAAAATGAAAGAAGAGCAAGGTGATCAGGATAATGTCATCAGGGAACAACTCAATGAGCTTCAGACCAAGAACAACACGTAAGCATGAAGGACAGTGATAaggactatttatttatttaatacatgaAAAAGCAAATAAGATGTTCACATcaacggtgtgtgtgtcttcagctaGAGTTTGCAAATCATATTTAAATCTACAGGCTGTAATATCTCCCCCTTTAAGCCACCCTAAGGGTAGTTTAAAGCTTTGAAAGGAACAATCACTAAAGTATAAAACCTTTCTGTTTTAGGTTAAGCACTCGTCTAAATGAGATgttaaagcaaaacaaagactTCAAGATTAACTCTTCACTTATGGAGCGCAAAGTGGATGAGCTGTCAGATGAAAACGGTGAACTCTCATCCCAGGTAAACGTTTCCTCCATTAATGCAGTCTCTCAGTCATGGACCAGTTGTATATCCTTGAAAGAGTCAACATTATGAGCAGacgtgttggaaaaaaaaagtcaacaaagTCCTGTGAACCTATTAGTGCATTTGGGATCTGTGCACGTCCCAGTGGGGTCGACGGGTAGTAAACCTTTCACATGACTGAGTCACAGGTTGGAATCAAAACCTTCCACGAACACGTGTCGTGAGTAAATGCCTCCTTTTGATGTCTTTGCAGGTGAGAACTGTGCGTTCACAGCTGGCTCTATTTGAGGCAGAAGTTGGGAGGCTGAATGAAATCCAAGCATCCACTCGGGAGGAGTGGAGAAGCAAAACAGTTCACCTGCAGTCTGAGCTGAACCAAGCTACTACTCAAAAGGTAGATACATCGTCACAAGAGAAGCGAGAAACC
Coding sequences:
- the sfrp2l gene encoding secreted frizzled-related protein 2-like, producing the protein MPVKSRQQSSRLHSVLVVGGGTQRERERERERERERERERHTMFASVLGLVSLFGACGAFDARLGPPALGFSSSVRSVCKPIPSTLSLCHGIGYRHMRIPNLLGHDTLREAQQQSAAWLPLVSKLCHRDTKKFLCSLFAPVCLPELGGPVSPCRSLCEVVRDGCVPVMSAFGFPWPEMFNCTRFPRRTQLCIPATGEREGGIPEEVRHEEALKGSVICDACSLAAEGETDIQENFCHSPYAFKMRLGSVSAVGGDRQLVPTARSRILRWAGGGAERAEGVGGAMAHSALWLQEGGTCACPGLDHATTNNDRGLEEGQVGVRQAKEDGKEGKGSQGGWFLALAQAEEGRLLLTRLVRWTRGDKELKKFIRALLKQPCPQL
- the lamtor1 gene encoding ragulator complex protein LAMTOR1, whose amino-acid sequence is MGCCYSNESETTEQDPDERKPLIPHPNPVSKPPNGTDWITTSVPSARTDEQALLTSILTKTAQNIIDVSAADSVMMEQHEYMDKARQYSTKLAVLSNTLPQKKSLALPSLTSQPHQVLASDQVPYSDVQQVAKIAAYAHSAISQIKVDAKEELVVQFAIP